A DNA window from Sporosarcina sp. ANT_H38 contains the following coding sequences:
- a CDS encoding nitroreductase, whose translation MNIHDAIKTRRTIPLVSEQAVPADLIEKIIEAGSYAPNHHKTEPWRFFVLQGDGRTKLGKVLREITSSQQEDPLSESSITKSERSERNPLRAPVVIAVGVEPSENDNVIMKEEYATVSSSVQNMLLTAHALGLGAIWRTGAICYHPKVSDFFGLSTKGEIVAFIYLGYPEIEPKPYKRTDYKEFTTWIN comes from the coding sequence TTGAATATACACGATGCGATTAAAACAAGGAGAACTATTCCGCTTGTCAGCGAACAGGCTGTACCTGCAGATCTTATTGAAAAAATTATTGAGGCAGGAAGTTATGCACCCAATCATCATAAGACAGAACCTTGGCGTTTCTTTGTACTTCAGGGCGATGGCAGAACGAAGTTAGGGAAAGTGCTTCGGGAGATAACGAGTTCTCAACAGGAAGATCCTCTTTCGGAAAGTAGTATTACGAAGAGTGAACGAAGCGAACGGAATCCACTGCGCGCACCCGTCGTCATCGCGGTTGGGGTGGAACCTAGTGAAAACGATAATGTTATTATGAAAGAAGAATATGCCACCGTCAGTAGCAGTGTTCAAAATATGCTATTAACTGCTCATGCACTTGGTCTTGGTGCAATCTGGCGAACAGGTGCAATATGTTACCATCCGAAAGTAAGTGATTTTTTCGGACTATCTACTAAAGGTGAAATTGTCGCATTTATCTACCTAGGATATCCTGAGATTGAACCGAAACCGTATAAAAGGACCGATTATAAAGAGTTCACAACTTGGATTAACTAA
- a CDS encoding MFS transporter, with amino-acid sequence MTTLKESKTLGNPVYPIMFAIGACHLLNDTLQSVIPAMFPVLVKERGFSFTQLGFIFFALNMVASVLQPVIGYLSDRKPKPYALPFGMVFSLVGIGGLAFAPTYWLLIVSVMLLGFGSAVFHPEGSRVSFMAAGSKRGLSQSIYQVGGNSGQALAPLIGAYILVPYGQKSAALFLFVAALGIFILMKISAWYKKQLEQEQLNNRKKVLLSSIGNLTKKKIGIALGLLLVIIFARSFYVTNITSFFIFHLMDKYQVSDKEGLLYIFLFLALGAVGTFFGGPMADKIGRKNVIVLSIAVPIPLCLLLPYAPLWAVALLLILIGFFIMLSFSVTVVYAQELVPSKIGTMAGLTVGLSFGMGAIGSVVIGRMMDIIGVYPAMIIVSFLPIIGLVGLALPRDQKITAETAA; translated from the coding sequence ATGACAACGCTAAAGGAATCAAAAACATTAGGAAATCCTGTTTATCCGATTATGTTTGCAATTGGTGCCTGCCACCTGCTAAACGATACGCTCCAATCTGTAATTCCCGCAATGTTCCCCGTACTTGTAAAAGAGAGAGGGTTCAGCTTTACCCAACTTGGATTCATTTTTTTTGCGTTAAATATGGTGGCATCTGTCTTACAACCGGTCATTGGATATTTAAGTGATCGAAAGCCAAAACCGTATGCGCTCCCATTCGGAATGGTGTTTTCGCTGGTTGGAATAGGGGGGCTTGCTTTTGCTCCTACCTACTGGTTACTTATCGTTTCCGTCATGTTACTTGGATTTGGTTCTGCTGTTTTTCACCCTGAAGGATCGCGAGTCTCTTTTATGGCTGCAGGATCGAAGCGTGGCCTTTCTCAATCCATCTACCAAGTGGGGGGGAACTCGGGGCAGGCACTTGCTCCGTTGATAGGCGCGTACATATTAGTTCCGTATGGTCAAAAATCGGCAGCGTTATTTTTGTTTGTCGCGGCACTTGGTATTTTTATTTTGATGAAAATTTCTGCCTGGTATAAAAAGCAGTTGGAACAAGAGCAGTTAAACAATCGCAAGAAAGTTCTTCTCTCTTCTATTGGTAACTTAACGAAAAAGAAAATAGGGATAGCACTTGGTCTACTTCTCGTCATCATCTTTGCCCGTTCATTTTACGTTACCAATATTACAAGTTTTTTCATCTTTCACTTGATGGATAAATACCAAGTATCAGATAAAGAGGGATTACTCTATATATTCCTATTTCTTGCACTTGGGGCAGTGGGCACATTTTTTGGAGGACCGATGGCAGACAAAATTGGAAGGAAAAACGTCATTGTACTTTCGATCGCAGTGCCGATACCGTTATGCCTGCTGCTTCCATATGCGCCATTATGGGCTGTGGCATTGTTACTGATATTAATTGGTTTCTTCATTATGTTGAGCTTTTCGGTGACGGTTGTTTATGCGCAAGAACTTGTCCCAAGTAAAATTGGTACGATGGCAGGGCTGACTGTCGGTCTGTCATTTGGTATGGGGGCAATTGGCTCAGTTGTCATTGGAAGAATGATGGACATTATTGGGGTTTACCCGGCGATGATTATTGTTTCGTTCCTCCCTATTATTGGACTTGTAGGGTTGGCGCTACCGCGCGATCAAAAAATAACAGCGGAAACAGCAGCTTAA
- a CDS encoding DinB family protein yields MNSYCRYALHQIRVAIDSLVELVDCLEERDLQQRSTANKRSVGELLEHIATVCRADYYIANGANREEMAAFYSTVSLTSKAEIKEALMSNYVFLQGRFMEFNDVELHMEMTSYWGATYSRYEWLLEVMTHLYHHRGQLHTILVHCYGMDLKVQLFE; encoded by the coding sequence ATGAATAGTTATTGTAGATATGCATTGCATCAAATAAGGGTAGCGATCGATTCTCTTGTTGAACTTGTAGATTGCTTGGAAGAACGTGACTTACAACAAAGGTCAACAGCCAATAAGCGTTCAGTAGGTGAGTTATTGGAGCATATTGCAACAGTATGCAGAGCGGATTATTATATTGCTAATGGTGCAAACCGAGAGGAAATGGCAGCATTTTATTCAACGGTTTCATTGACTTCAAAAGCAGAAATTAAAGAGGCGTTAATGAGTAATTATGTTTTTTTACAAGGGAGATTTATGGAGTTTAACGATGTAGAGTTGCACATGGAAATGACTTCTTATTGGGGGGCAACCTACTCCCGGTATGAGTGGCTATTAGAAGTAATGACCCACCTATATCATCATAGAGGGCAATTGCATACAATACTTGTTCATTGTTATGGTATGGACTTGAAAGTTCAGTTATTCGAATAA